The proteins below are encoded in one region of Patescibacteria group bacterium:
- a CDS encoding methyltransferase domain-containing protein: MLRLLDSKYNGIIKVKSFFWQKSVWVGGVEQSGPLVKSVWQRAINNIALDQCSNVLILGLGCGTAARIISQKYPHAKITGVEIDPIMIDIGKKYFALDKIPNLKILVKDARHFRSIGRFDLVLVDIYVGAKQVRISRLKKFLAPTGQILVNCLRLKEGYINLVEVCH, encoded by the coding sequence ATGTTGCGCTTACTAGATTCTAAATATAACGGTATCATCAAAGTAAAAAGTTTCTTCTGGCAAAAGTCTGTTTGGGTGGGAGGAGTGGAACAATCCGGACCTTTAGTAAAATCAGTCTGGCAGAGAGCCATTAACAATATAGCATTGGATCAATGTAGCAATGTCCTGATTCTTGGTTTAGGTTGCGGAACAGCTGCTAGGATAATTTCCCAAAAGTATCCCCATGCAAAAATTACCGGTGTCGAAATTGACCCGATAATGATCGATATTGGTAAAAAATATTTTGCCCTTGACAAAATACCCAACTTAAAGATTTTGGTTAAAGATGCCCGTCATTTCCGGTCCATCGGGAGATTTGATTTAGTATTGGTCGATATTTATGTCGGTGCGAAACAGGTAAGAATTTCCCGACTGAAGAAATTTTTGGCGCCAACGGGGCAGATTTTGGTAAATTGTTTACGGTTAAAAGAAGGTTATATAAATCTGGTGGAGGTTTGTCATTAA
- the secA gene encoding preprotein translocase subunit SecA encodes MLNFLNKYINANDKEIKKLIPILEEVNRLETGTKKIKDNDFAQKTAELKKQVANGKSLDELLPEAFALIREASFRVNNQRPFDEQIMASIVLHQGKIAEQKTGEGKTLTAAIALYLNALAGKGTHLVTVNDYLARSHSGWMGPIFHLLGLSTSAIIHDTSFIYDPEFTDEKAADWRLRHLRPISRQEAYAADITYGINSEFGFDYLRDNMARSAGELVQRGFYFAIVDEVDSVLIDEARTPHIISAPQEEATQKYYEYAQLVEKLTPKLDYVIDEKLRTAHLTDHGVGKIEQLLGTKDIYEKDFSTVHHIEAALKAKTLYQKERDYIVRDNQVVIVDEFTGRLMPGRRWSEGIHQAVEAKEGVPIQQESKTLATISLQNYFRKYEKIAGMTGTAATESEEFHKIYKLNVVVIPTHKPMVRIDQADQVYKTQRAKYAAIVHEIEEMHKIGRPVLVGTTSIDRNEIISQFLRHKGIPHQVLNAKQHEKEALIITQAGTKGAVTVATNMAGRGVDILLGGNQPSFEDGRPMVGTKEWKQWEKDHDEVVKLGGLHVIGTERHESRRIDNQLRGRAGRQGDPGSSRFFLALDDDIMRLFGGDQVGKLMTFFNIPEDQPLEHGMVNRAIEQAQSKVEQFNFDSRKHLLDYDDVMNKQREIVYGLRRKVLDDNFKNESKQFILDKIDKEIATMVASYSGNFEDDSTAKLVEEYATIIPFDENSRKEIVKKLSLGGETVETLQQIARDVYDHREKQMGVEISRYIEQQEMLRVIDTLWMEHLEAIDDLREGIGLRGYGQRDPLVEYKSEAFDMFEKLMAAVDSEIVHRIYKIAVATPEQIAQMQQAVTNAAQVENIEGGVKQEEKTLTDTSRTGQALTGSKLNTTVPPKSDHSKLGRNDPCWCGSGKKYKRCHYPN; translated from the coding sequence ATGCTTAATTTTCTCAATAAGTATATAAACGCAAATGACAAGGAAATCAAGAAGCTAATTCCGATTCTAGAGGAAGTTAATCGCTTGGAAACTGGAACTAAGAAAATTAAAGATAATGATTTTGCGCAAAAAACTGCAGAACTAAAAAAACAAGTCGCTAACGGAAAAAGCCTTGATGAACTTTTACCTGAAGCATTTGCTTTAATTCGGGAAGCGTCTTTCCGGGTAAATAATCAGCGGCCATTTGATGAACAGATCATGGCCTCAATTGTGCTGCATCAGGGAAAGATTGCCGAACAGAAGACCGGAGAGGGTAAAACCTTAACCGCCGCAATCGCGCTTTATCTTAACGCGCTAGCGGGCAAAGGAACCCATTTGGTTACGGTGAATGATTATTTAGCCAGGAGTCACAGTGGCTGGATGGGGCCAATTTTTCATTTGTTGGGGTTATCCACTTCGGCAATTATCCACGATACTTCATTTATATACGACCCGGAATTTACTGACGAAAAAGCAGCGGATTGGCGATTGCGGCATTTGCGGCCGATTTCGCGCCAAGAAGCCTACGCGGCGGATATTACTTATGGTATCAACTCCGAATTTGGTTTTGATTATCTGCGGGACAATATGGCCCGAAGCGCGGGAGAACTGGTCCAGAGAGGATTTTATTTTGCGATTGTTGACGAAGTCGACTCAGTTCTAATCGACGAGGCTCGCACTCCGCATATTATCTCTGCGCCTCAGGAAGAAGCCACCCAAAAATATTATGAATACGCCCAGCTGGTAGAAAAACTAACCCCGAAACTGGACTATGTCATTGATGAAAAATTGCGAACCGCCCATTTAACTGACCACGGAGTTGGCAAGATTGAACAACTTTTGGGTACAAAAGATATTTATGAGAAAGATTTTTCTACAGTTCACCATATTGAGGCCGCTCTGAAGGCCAAAACTCTTTACCAAAAAGAACGCGACTATATTGTTCGGGATAATCAAGTGGTCATTGTCGATGAGTTTACCGGGCGACTCATGCCGGGACGGCGCTGGAGCGAAGGTATCCACCAGGCGGTGGAAGCTAAGGAGGGTGTCCCGATACAGCAGGAGTCAAAGACGCTAGCTACCATTTCTTTGCAAAACTATTTCCGTAAATATGAAAAAATTGCCGGCATGACAGGCACAGCCGCTACGGAATCCGAAGAGTTTCATAAGATTTATAAACTGAATGTGGTGGTCATCCCGACACATAAGCCAATGGTCAGAATTGATCAGGCAGACCAGGTCTATAAAACCCAACGGGCTAAGTATGCCGCAATTGTTCATGAAATTGAAGAGATGCACAAAATCGGTCGGCCGGTTTTGGTTGGCACGACTTCGATTGACCGCAACGAGATTATCTCTCAGTTTCTGCGCCATAAAGGCATTCCCCATCAGGTTTTAAATGCTAAGCAGCATGAGAAAGAAGCGCTGATTATTACCCAGGCTGGCACAAAGGGTGCGGTTACGGTGGCCACAAACATGGCGGGCCGGGGTGTTGACATTCTTTTGGGCGGCAATCAGCCAAGTTTTGAAGATGGACGGCCAATGGTGGGAACAAAGGAGTGGAAGCAATGGGAAAAGGATCATGATGAGGTTGTAAAACTCGGCGGTTTGCATGTCATCGGCACTGAACGGCACGAATCCCGCCGGATCGATAACCAGCTGCGTGGTCGGGCGGGACGGCAGGGTGATCCGGGTTCCAGCCGTTTTTTTCTGGCGCTGGATGATGACATTATGCGTCTATTTGGCGGGGACCAGGTGGGAAAACTGATGACTTTCTTTAATATCCCCGAAGATCAGCCGCTGGAACACGGGATGGTGAACCGGGCGATTGAGCAGGCTCAGAGTAAGGTAGAGCAGTTTAATTTCGACTCACGCAAACACCTGCTGGATTATGATGATGTCATGAATAAACAACGGGAAATTGTTTACGGACTGCGGCGCAAGGTTCTGGACGATAATTTTAAGAACGAGAGCAAACAGTTTATTCTCGATAAGATTGATAAAGAAATTGCGACTATGGTCGCTTCCTACTCCGGCAACTTTGAGGATGACAGCACGGCTAAACTTGTCGAGGAATACGCCACGATTATTCCGTTTGACGAGAATTCCCGCAAAGAAATCGTTAAGAAACTTTCTCTAGGAGGAGAGACAGTGGAAACCTTACAGCAGATTGCCCGTGATGTTTATGACCACCGGGAAAAACAGATGGGCGTGGAAATTTCCCGTTACATTGAACAGCAGGAAATGCTACGGGTTATCGATACTCTCTGGATGGAACACCTGGAAGCTATTGATGATCTTCGCGAAGGCATCGGGCTACGCGGTTACGGCCAGCGGGACCCCCTGGTTGAATATAAATCGGAAGCTTTTGACATGTTCGAAAAACTGATGGCGGCCGTTGACAGCGAAATTGTCCACCGGATCTATAAAATTGCTGTGGCCACACCGGAACAGATTGCCCAAATGCAACAGGCGGTAACTAACGCTGCTCAAGTGGAGAACATTGAAGGCGGAGTGAAACAAGAGGAAAAGACGCTGACAGATACTAGCAGAACTGGACAGGCATTGACAGGTAGCAAACTAAATACAACTGTGCCTCCAAAATCAGATCACAGTAAACTGGGTCGTAACGATCCCTGCTGGTGCGGGAGCGGCAAGAAATACAAGCGCTGTCATTATCCTAATTAG
- the mgtA gene encoding magnesium-translocating P-type ATPase translates to MLAFGIFLRQIKNPLLIILVVATVISFTVGETTNAVIIFLLIVLSILMGFWNEFSAERTVRDLLKRISLMAVVVRNGIKQEVPVKNLNPGEVVFLFPGCVVPADIILTESDNLEVDESALTGEAATIAKKNGDPAFMGTTVIRGSAQGKITAAGSQTRFGKISTKLEASRPQTSFQKGLSGFSLFLVRVVVVMVIITITINSLLGRSFIESVLFSLAIAIGITPELLPVIITVSLSHGAGRLAKKEVIVKQLVAIENLGNMDILCTDKTGTLTEGKISLTGYFDANGTKNDRILDLALLCNGAIVHHRIFGDPIDSSIWAFAHNTNYHVPEKYEKVAEEPFDYGRRAMLTVVEGPSGRELIYKGAPHEVLEFCRLTPQKRTVLRKRIVALNEAGLRVVAVATKSIEDKLHYSFADAKSLSLAGFLTFADTPKQTAKVSIERLATAGVKVKIITGDNEVITRKVCQEIGIPVKEILTGPRIEEMADGELREKLRELDIFARMTPEQKLRIVNLLKANGHCVGFLGDGINDSLALHSADVGISVNSAVDVAKDAASVVLLRKSLAVIADGVVEGRKIFANTVKYILMGTSSNFGNAFSAVGASFFLPFLPMTASQVLLSDSLYDVSQLSISSDNVDPEGLQRPQHWDMRTIRKYMLVFGPISSVYDFLTFGILLFFFRAAGSLFQTGWFVESLLTQVLVVFIIRTRKIPFLQSQPSAGMVLTCGGMALTALIIPFTPLAHLFSFVSLPFILLVVLLLLTVTYLFLVQTVKMRLNAQS, encoded by the coding sequence ATGCTGGCCTTCGGTATCTTTCTTCGGCAGATTAAAAATCCGTTGTTAATTATCTTGGTTGTTGCAACGGTAATCTCTTTTACGGTGGGGGAAACAACCAATGCGGTCATAATCTTTCTTCTTATCGTCTTGTCGATCCTGATGGGTTTTTGGAACGAGTTTAGCGCGGAACGGACAGTCAGAGATCTTCTGAAAAGAATTTCCCTGATGGCAGTAGTCGTGCGAAACGGGATCAAACAGGAAGTGCCGGTAAAAAATCTCAATCCTGGAGAGGTGGTTTTTCTTTTCCCTGGCTGTGTGGTTCCGGCGGACATTATCTTAACGGAGTCGGACAACCTGGAAGTAGACGAATCGGCTTTGACCGGAGAAGCGGCGACCATTGCTAAGAAAAACGGCGACCCGGCGTTTATGGGAACAACGGTAATTCGCGGGTCAGCCCAGGGAAAAATTACGGCGGCCGGATCCCAGACCCGCTTTGGAAAAATCTCGACTAAATTGGAAGCCAGTCGACCACAGACCAGTTTTCAAAAAGGTTTAAGCGGTTTTAGTCTGTTTCTGGTTCGGGTAGTAGTGGTGATGGTAATTATCACCATTACTATTAATAGTCTTTTAGGTCGGTCTTTTATCGAATCGGTGCTATTTTCCCTGGCTATTGCCATCGGGATTACTCCGGAACTATTGCCGGTTATTATTACCGTTAGTTTATCTCATGGAGCTGGCAGATTGGCTAAAAAAGAAGTAATCGTTAAACAGTTGGTGGCTATCGAAAATTTGGGAAACATGGATATCCTCTGCACAGATAAAACCGGAACTCTGACAGAAGGGAAAATATCTTTAACCGGGTACTTTGACGCTAACGGAACCAAAAATGATCGGATTTTGGATCTGGCTCTGCTTTGTAATGGCGCAATTGTCCATCACCGGATTTTTGGTGACCCAATTGACAGTAGTATCTGGGCATTTGCTCATAATACTAACTATCATGTACCGGAAAAATATGAAAAGGTCGCCGAGGAGCCGTTTGATTATGGTCGGCGGGCGATGCTAACCGTTGTTGAAGGTCCGTCCGGGCGAGAGCTGATTTATAAAGGAGCGCCGCATGAAGTATTGGAGTTTTGCCGTTTAACACCACAAAAAAGGACAGTTTTGAGAAAGAGGATTGTTGCCCTGAACGAAGCGGGTTTACGGGTAGTAGCTGTAGCGACAAAATCTATCGAAGATAAACTACACTACAGTTTTGCAGACGCCAAAAGCCTAAGCCTGGCAGGATTTTTGACTTTCGCCGACACCCCGAAGCAAACGGCTAAAGTTTCCATTGAAAGGCTGGCAACCGCCGGAGTAAAAGTGAAAATTATTACCGGTGACAACGAAGTCATTACCCGGAAAGTTTGCCAGGAAATCGGGATTCCGGTTAAAGAAATTTTGACCGGTCCCCGGATTGAAGAAATGGCTGACGGGGAACTTCGGGAAAAACTTCGGGAGTTGGATATTTTTGCCCGGATGACACCGGAACAAAAACTTCGGATTGTTAATCTGCTTAAAGCCAACGGACACTGCGTGGGCTTTTTGGGAGATGGGATTAACGATTCTTTGGCACTGCACAGTGCCGATGTGGGAATTTCCGTTAACAGCGCGGTGGATGTGGCCAAGGATGCGGCGTCGGTAGTCCTGCTACGTAAAAGCCTGGCGGTAATTGCCGACGGAGTGGTTGAGGGGCGCAAGATTTTTGCCAACACTGTCAAATATATTCTCATGGGAACCAGTTCCAATTTTGGTAACGCTTTTTCGGCGGTCGGCGCGTCATTTTTCCTGCCGTTTTTGCCCATGACCGCTTCCCAGGTGCTGTTGTCCGATTCGCTTTATGATGTTTCCCAGCTTTCAATCTCTTCGGACAATGTTGATCCGGAAGGTTTGCAGCGCCCCCAACACTGGGATATGCGAACAATTCGGAAATACATGCTGGTCTTTGGACCGATTAGTTCAGTTTACGATTTTTTAACCTTTGGTATTCTGCTCTTTTTCTTCAGAGCGGCTGGTTCGCTGTTTCAAACCGGATGGTTTGTGGAATCACTGTTAACTCAGGTTCTGGTTGTGTTTATTATCCGGACCCGCAAAATTCCCTTTCTGCAAAGCCAGCCAAGCGCAGGGATGGTTTTAACCTGCGGCGGCATGGCCCTGACGGCTCTAATCATTCCCTTTACACCATTGGCTCACCTTTTTTCTTTCGTTTCCCTGCCGTTTATCTTGCTGGTTGTGTTATTATTGTTAACGGTAACCTATTTGTTTTTAGTCCAGACTGTTAAAATGCGCTTAAATGCCCAATCTTAG
- a CDS encoding phosphatase PAP2 family protein translates to MKRLSKYLLSEFKKANTLPKNFSYFFTGSGFFLIFLVILALEAKRVFGNFDEQTTLYLQSVTPRTLDIPLSILSLLGSFEVTTLLVLLLALWVFRREKKIFFALVFFGVILMFEFIGKLGLYHPGPPQNFFRYTLPFSFPTSYVSTNSSFPSGHVSRTLFLMVVSSFLIVRYLKVRWVTVAAVLYALVMIVSRIYLGEHWASDTLGGLFLGLAMGFFAVSYF, encoded by the coding sequence GTGAAGAGATTAAGCAAATATCTGCTATCAGAGTTTAAAAAAGCCAACACCCTGCCGAAAAATTTTTCCTATTTTTTTACTGGTTCCGGTTTTTTCCTGATCTTCTTGGTGATACTGGCTTTGGAAGCAAAAAGGGTCTTTGGTAATTTTGATGAGCAAACAACTTTATATCTCCAGTCCGTCACTCCCAGAACCCTGGACATTCCTTTGTCGATATTGTCGCTTTTGGGAAGTTTTGAAGTGACCACTCTCCTGGTTCTCCTTCTGGCCTTATGGGTTTTCCGAAGAGAAAAGAAGATCTTTTTTGCCCTGGTCTTTTTCGGAGTAATTTTAATGTTTGAATTCATCGGCAAACTAGGCCTTTATCACCCTGGCCCACCGCAAAATTTCTTTCGATATACTTTGCCTTTCTCTTTTCCTACTTCCTATGTGTCGACTAACAGTTCTTTTCCTTCCGGTCACGTCAGCCGGACCTTATTTTTAATGGTTGTTAGTTCATTTCTGATCGTCCGATATCTTAAGGTCCGTTGGGTGACGGTTGCTGCCGTTTTGTACGCGCTGGTGATGATTGTTTCTCGCATCTATCTTGGCGAGCATTGGGCCAGCGACACACTTGGCGGATTATTTTTAGGTTTGGCGATGGGCTTTTTTGCCGTCAGTTACTTCTAA
- a CDS encoding DsbA family protein has translation MPNLSTETKVFIAIIAGTLILIGGVAFLSGQGNSSSGSTAAAQVVDTSILVRPDSHFLGPENAKVTIVEFSDFECPACQAAQPAVAQMLDTYKNSSVRFVYREFPLPSHQYAFLAAETAEAAGLQGKFWEMHDALFAAFESSPDYAFDKDKAIGLAQSLGLDTAKFAADLDSDAIRQKVLNDQADGNKVGIDATPTFFVNGTKFTGGQSIDQFKQEIDFRLK, from the coding sequence ATGCCCAATCTTAGCACAGAAACCAAAGTTTTTATTGCGATTATTGCCGGCACGCTAATCCTTATTGGCGGGGTGGCTTTTTTGTCCGGACAGGGAAACAGCAGCTCAGGATCAACGGCGGCAGCTCAGGTGGTGGATACCAGTATTTTGGTTCGGCCCGACTCTCATTTTCTCGGTCCGGAAAACGCTAAAGTCACTATTGTGGAATTTTCTGATTTTGAATGTCCGGCCTGCCAGGCGGCTCAGCCAGCCGTGGCACAGATGCTGGATACTTATAAAAATAGCAGTGTCCGGTTTGTTTATCGTGAATTTCCCTTACCTTCTCATCAATACGCCTTTTTAGCGGCGGAAACCGCTGAAGCAGCGGGGTTGCAGGGGAAGTTTTGGGAAATGCACGACGCGCTGTTTGCTGCCTTCGAATCATCGCCGGACTACGCTTTTGATAAAGATAAAGCTATTGGCTTGGCTCAAAGTTTGGGGCTGGATACGGCTAAATTTGCGGCTGATTTAGATTCCGATGCTATACGGCAAAAAGTGTTAAATGATCAGGCTGATGGTAATAAAGTGGGAATTGACGCTACTCCGACATTCTTTGTTAACGGTACTAAGTTTACCGGCGGCCAGAGTATTGATCAGTTTAAGCAGGAAATCGACTTTAGATTAAAGTGA
- a CDS encoding peptide chain release factor N(5)-glutamine methyltransferase: MRSFMPPEYTRGLAKFYKRDFIVSPAVLIPRIETEEIIEQVPANAKLIADVGTGSGCLGISLAEKYPAATVYISDISNEALSIARQNIQTKNVIILKSNLLSGYPVNLLFDVIVANLPYIPSKRISRLLAAIRKYEPHLALDGGPDGATLINQLIKQLPTRLKPGGLAVLEIDDTHTLKVFDLPESFSGEIKKDRFERNRFIILKRS, encoded by the coding sequence GTGAGAAGTTTCATGCCGCCCGAGTATACCAGAGGTTTAGCAAAATTTTATAAAAGAGACTTTATTGTCTCGCCCGCCGTCTTGATCCCCAGGATTGAAACTGAAGAAATTATCGAGCAGGTTCCCGCTAATGCTAAATTGATTGCCGATGTCGGCACCGGCAGCGGCTGTCTGGGCATTTCCCTGGCGGAGAAATATCCCGCGGCTACTGTTTATATCTCAGATATTTCCAACGAGGCCTTGTCTATCGCCCGCCAAAACATTCAAACCAAAAACGTTATTATCCTAAAATCTAACTTGCTATCCGGCTATCCTGTTAACCTGCTATTTGATGTTATCGTCGCCAACTTGCCCTATATTCCTTCGAAAAGAATTTCTCGGCTACTAGCTGCGATACGAAAATATGAACCCCACTTAGCTCTCGACGGCGGTCCCGACGGCGCCACTTTAATTAATCAATTGATTAAACAGTTGCCAACTCGCCTCAAGCCCGGTGGTTTAGCCGTTTTGGAAATTGATGATACCCACACTTTGAAAGTCTTTGATCTTCCGGAAAGTTTCAGCGGAGAAATAAAAAAAGACCGGTTTGAAAGAAACAGATTTATAATTCTTAAAAGAAGCTAA
- a CDS encoding ATP-grasp domain-containing protein, which produces MKQKNVRPAKVTVLYNEITSLSCGDKDAILSEEGGREDARAIAKALSSDGYKPEIFELTPENISDLNKIKTDLFFNLCDGIGNLPKTEHKVPEILDQMSLPYTGANASSLILTTNKVLTKKIFEQNNIPTPAYAVFETVPDELPSKLEFPLFAKPVAEDCSLGINNESVIKNLSQLRRAVKRLLKKYNQPVLVEEYIAGREFNVTIMGNGAQARVLPISEIVFGKFYVGKPKFVDFKAKWLESSLYFRNTVGVCPAKIDAALKRKIEKLALKAYFACGGRDYARVDIRLSRDEVPYFLEVNLNCDISPQMGASRSAKASGLSYSQFIGKLAHIAAQRYAS; this is translated from the coding sequence ATGAAACAAAAAAACGTCCGGCCCGCAAAAGTTACGGTTTTGTATAACGAAATTACTTCTCTTTCCTGCGGAGACAAAGATGCCATTCTTTCCGAAGAAGGCGGCAGGGAAGATGCCAGAGCGATTGCCAAAGCCCTTTCTTCTGATGGTTACAAACCGGAGATTTTTGAATTAACTCCGGAAAATATCAGTGACTTAAACAAAATTAAGACCGATCTTTTTTTTAATCTTTGCGACGGAATTGGCAATCTGCCTAAAACCGAACACAAAGTTCCGGAAATCCTGGACCAGATGAGTTTGCCCTACACGGGAGCCAATGCTTCATCGTTGATCTTAACAACGAACAAGGTCTTAACTAAAAAAATTTTCGAACAAAATAATATTCCCACGCCCGCCTATGCAGTTTTCGAAACGGTTCCTGATGAGTTGCCGTCGAAATTGGAGTTTCCGTTATTTGCTAAACCGGTAGCTGAAGATTGCAGTCTGGGAATTAATAATGAATCGGTTATCAAAAATTTATCACAACTGCGCCGGGCAGTAAAAAGATTGCTAAAAAAATATAACCAACCGGTTCTTGTGGAAGAGTATATCGCCGGCCGGGAATTTAATGTAACTATCATGGGAAACGGCGCGCAAGCCCGGGTATTGCCGATTTCGGAAATTGTCTTTGGAAAATTTTATGTCGGTAAACCGAAGTTTGTGGATTTTAAGGCCAAATGGCTGGAGTCTTCGTTATACTTCCGCAATACCGTTGGTGTCTGCCCGGCAAAAATTGATGCTGCTTTAAAACGCAAAATCGAAAAACTGGCTCTAAAAGCTTATTTTGCCTGCGGCGGTCGGGATTATGCCCGGGTAGATATCCGGCTTAGCCGCGATGAAGTTCCATATTTCCTGGAAGTTAATCTGAATTGTGACATTTCTCCCCAGATGGGAGCCTCAAGATCGGCTAAAGCTTCAGGGCTAAGTTACAGCCAGTTTATTGGCAAGCTGGCTCATATTGCTGCCCAGAGATACGCTTCATAG
- a CDS encoding ATP-grasp domain-containing protein has protein sequence MKITVVYNQVTSLEHGDPQDILADEDTVKTAKEIAATLVSAGHQADLFEINEKTIPELLKKDTDFFFNNAYGIGSADKSEGDVADVLKRTGKPYSGSDSRAIILTDNKIATKKVLESQNLPTPAYQVFTEGTRWDQKMRFPLIIKPSNEHCSLGITEKSVVDNPVDLYERAEQLQQKYAEPVFAEEYIAGREANVTVLGNGAQAVALPISEIVFGPSFAGKYKIVDFAAKWEENSVAYKETVGVSPADLPGDLETQIRELAVRAVQVTGCYDYTRVDFRISEEWRPYILEVNANPAIGPNDGAIRSARVAGYTYPQFLQKVIDVALTRF, from the coding sequence ATGAAAATCACAGTAGTTTATAACCAGGTGACTTCCCTAGAACATGGTGATCCTCAGGATATTCTGGCCGATGAGGATACGGTTAAAACGGCCAAAGAGATTGCGGCAACTTTGGTTTCCGCCGGCCACCAGGCTGATCTGTTTGAAATAAATGAAAAAACAATACCGGAGCTTCTGAAAAAAGATACTGACTTCTTCTTTAATAATGCCTATGGTATCGGCAGCGCTGATAAAAGTGAGGGAGATGTTGCCGATGTTTTGAAGCGCACGGGAAAACCATATTCCGGATCGGACTCCCGGGCCATCATTTTAACGGATAATAAAATTGCTACTAAAAAGGTTTTGGAGTCGCAAAATTTGCCGACACCGGCTTATCAGGTTTTTACAGAAGGGACCAGGTGGGACCAGAAAATGCGGTTTCCGCTAATTATTAAACCCAGCAATGAACATTGCAGTCTGGGAATAACGGAAAAATCTGTCGTAGATAATCCTGTCGATCTTTATGAACGGGCAGAACAGTTGCAGCAAAAATACGCCGAGCCGGTTTTTGCCGAGGAATATATTGCCGGCCGGGAGGCTAACGTTACGGTTTTGGGAAATGGTGCTCAGGCGGTTGCCTTGCCGATTTCGGAAATTGTTTTCGGGCCGTCATTCGCCGGAAAATACAAGATTGTCGATTTTGCGGCTAAATGGGAAGAAAATTCGGTGGCTTACAAAGAAACTGTCGGGGTTAGCCCGGCGGATTTGCCGGGAGATTTGGAAACGCAAATTAGAGAACTAGCAGTTAGGGCTGTTCAGGTAACAGGTTGTTATGATTATACCCGAGTAGATTTTCGTATCAGCGAGGAATGGAGGCCATACATTTTAGAAGTCAATGCCAATCCGGCCATTGGTCCTAATGACGGAGCGATCAGATCTGCCAGGGTGGCCGGTTACACCTACCCCCAATTTTTACAAAAAGTTATCGATGTTGCGCTTACTAGATTCTAA
- a CDS encoding DNA-3-methyladenine glycosylase translates to MKLLTRAFYNKPADILAPELLGKYLVRGNQKLKITETEAYLGPHDLAAHSRFGRTKRTEIMFGPAGRAYIYMIYGMYYCLNVVAGPDGAAVLIRGAGDISGPGRLCRSLGITTKLNGVDMTVAGPLYITEREDVGRQKIKITPRIGVDYAKEWKDKPLRFVLT, encoded by the coding sequence ATGAAACTTCTCACCCGGGCATTTTACAATAAACCGGCGGATATTTTGGCACCGGAGCTTTTGGGAAAATATTTAGTCCGCGGAAATCAGAAGCTGAAAATAACCGAGACTGAGGCCTATTTGGGGCCACATGATCTGGCAGCCCACAGCCGGTTTGGCCGAACAAAAAGAACGGAAATTATGTTTGGCCCGGCAGGCCGCGCTTACATTTATATGATTTACGGGATGTACTATTGTCTTAATGTGGTGGCCGGACCTGACGGCGCGGCGGTGTTAATTCGGGGGGCGGGAGACATTTCCGGACCGGGCAGGCTTTGCCGAAGCTTAGGAATTACTACCAAACTTAACGGAGTGGATATGACTGTCGCCGGCCCTTTATACATTACTGAAAGAGAGGATGTCGGCCGGCAGAAAATAAAAATAACCCCGAGAATTGGGGTGGATTATGCAAAAGAGTGGAAAGACAAACCCCTGCGATTTGTGTTAACATAA